From one Trifolium pratense cultivar HEN17-A07 linkage group LG1, ARS_RC_1.1, whole genome shotgun sequence genomic stretch:
- the LOC123922334 gene encoding transmembrane protein 45B-like: MEGHEFLGFGFFVIGLWHLFNNTKLHFLCSSFKSHTSTMWFPTKISRYLELHFIMACCTIFIAMELFIAPLHHQPFDPHDGTIPSNHLHNFEHSSMASSFLIYATFSVVLDRFSTSTIIQNELSHLLAAIAFAQQFLLIHLHSRDHMGIEGQYHYLLQILISICFVTTLMGIGFRMSFLVCFVRSVGIIFQGLWLMFMGFMLFTPGYEPKGCFTKLEGDQYMVRCNDEKALHRAISLVNLQFSWFLIGVPIFAVSFYLSMARCYGEKVEYVSLMKEEHYREDGLKKFDVESQCQKITTGVQEQI, encoded by the coding sequence ATGGAGGGACATGAATTTTTGGGGTTTGGTTTCTTTGTAATTGGTTTGTGGCACCTCTTCAACAACACCAAACTCCACTTTCTTTGTTCTTCTTTCAAGTCCCACACATCAACCATGTGGTTTCCTACCAAAATAAGTAGATACTTGGAGCTTCATTTCATCATGGCATGTTGCACAATCTTCATAGCAATGGAACTCTTCATTGCTCCTCTTCATCACCAACCATTTGACCCTCATGATGGAACCATTCCCTCCAACCATCTCCACAACTTTGAACACTCTTCCATGGCTTCGTCGTTCTTAATCTATGCTACTTTTTCCGTAGTTCTTGATAGATTTTCAACAAGTACTATAATTCAAAATGAACTTAGCCATTTGCTTGCAGCCATAGCATTTGCTCAACAATTTCTTCTTATTCATCTTCACTCAAGAGATCACATGGGGATAGAAGGACAATATCATTATTTATTGCAAATTTTGATTTCGATTTGTTTTGTGACAACTCTTATGGGAATTGGATTTCGAATGAGCTTCTTGGTATGTTTTGTGCGTTCTGTTGGCATAATCTTCCAAGGTTTGTGGCTTATGTTCATGGGGTTCATGCTTTTTACACCTGGTTATGAACCCAAAGGTTGTTTCACGAAACTTGAGGGGGATCAATATATGGTTAGGTGCAACGATGAAAAGGCTCTTCATCGCGCTATTTCATTGGTGAATCTTCAATTCAGCTGGTTCTTGATCGGAGTCCCTATTTTTGCTGTGTCTTTCTACTTGAGTATGGCAAGATGCTATGGTGAAAAGGTGGAGTATGTTTCACTGATGAAGGAGGAACATTACCGTGAAGATGGCTTAAAAAAATTCGACGTTGAGTCACAGTGTCAAAAGATCACCACAGGTGTACAAGAGCAAATTTGA
- the LOC123883585 gene encoding uncharacterized protein LOC123883585 produces MEGHEFLGFGFFVIGLWHLFNNTKLHFLCSSFKSYTSTMWFPTKISRYLELHFIMACCTLFIAMELFISPRHHHPFDPQDGTIPSNHLHNFEHSSMALSFLIFATFTIVLDRFSTSTIVENELSHLLAAIAFAQQYLLIHFHSRNHVGIEGQYHYLLQILIMICFVTTLMGIGFPMSFLVSFVRSVCIIFQGLWLMFMGLMLYTPGYEPKGCFMKLKEGQYVVRCNDEKAIHRAVALVNLQFSWFLIGVPIFAVSFYLIMATCYGEKVGYVSLMKEEHHLEDGLKNFNVES; encoded by the coding sequence ATGGAGGGACATGAATTTTTGGGGTTTGGTTTCTTTGTAATTGGTTTATGGCACCTTTTCAATAACACCAAACTCcattttctttgttcttcttTCAAGTCATACACATCAACCATGTGGTTTCCTACAAAAATAAGTAGATACTTGGAGCTTCATTTCATCATGGCATGTTGCACACTTTTCATAGCCATGGAACTCTTTATTTCTCCTCGTCATCACCATCCATTTGACCCTCAAGATGGAACCATTCCCTCCAACCATCTCCACAACTTTGAACACTCTTCCATGGCTTTGTCTTTCTTAATCTTTGCTACTTTTACCATAGTTCTTGATAGATTTTCAACAAGTACTATAGTTGAAAATGAACTTAGCCATTTGCTTGCAGCCATAGCATTTGCACAACAATATCTTcttattcattttcattcaagAAACCACGTGGGGATAGAAGGACAATACCATTATTTATTGCAAATTTTGATTATGATTTGTTTTGTGACAACCCTTATGGGAATTGGATTTCCAATGAGCTTCTTGGTATCTTTTGTGCGTTCTGTTTGCATAATCTTCCAAGGTTTGTGGCTTATGTTTATGGGGCTCATGCTTTATACACCTGGTTATGAACCCAAAGGTTGTTTCATGAAACTTAAGGAGGGTCAATATGTGGTTAGGTGCAATGATGAAAAGGCTATTCATCGCGCTGTTGCATTGGTGAATCTTCAATTCAGCTGGTTCTTGATCGGAGTCCCTATATTTGCTGTGTCTTTCTACTTGATTATGGCAACATGCTATGGTGAAAAGGTGGGATATGTTTCACTGATGAAGGAGGAACATCACCTTGAAGATGgcttaaaaaatttcaatgttgAATCATAA